A stretch of Mobula birostris isolate sMobBir1 chromosome 2, sMobBir1.hap1, whole genome shotgun sequence DNA encodes these proteins:
- the LOC140192566 gene encoding nuclear receptor subfamily 0 group B member 1-like yields the protein MACVSQSVSFDKCFCGQGSHSSILYSILNKDYPKESSCCHCQHHLHPSAPGCSCEFRKKVVLKTPEVTCRLASEVLLKTLTFIKNLPSFCQLPEEDQVLLVQNCWAPLFVLGLAQERVDFEVVEAVAPSLLRRILLNQKAMDGLDQEADLNIPTLAEVQRVKLFLVKFWSMDISTKEYAYLKGIILFNPDVSSLKTPHYILALQQEAQHTLNEFIGMMHNGDQMRFAQMLLTLSTLRTVSTTSVTELFFRPVLGKVNMNELLMEMLCAKLN from the exons ATGGCTTGTGTATCCCAATCAGTGAGTTTTGATAAATGTTTTTGTGGACAGGGCTCGCACAGCAGCATTCTTTACAGTATTCTCAACAAAGATTATCCAAAGGAATCAAGCTGCTGTCACTGTCAGCATCATCTCCACCCTTCAGCCCCTGGGTGCTCCTGCGAGTTCAGAAAAAAAGTTGTTCTAAAAACACCAGAAGTCACTTGCAGACTGGCCTCAGAGGTACTGCTCAAAACACTGACTTTCATTAAAAACTTGCCATCCTTTTGCCAGCTGCCTGAGGAAGATCAGGTCCTGCTGGTGCAGAATTGCTGGGCTCCCCTCTTTGTCTTAGGCTTAGCTCAGGAACGAGTAGACTTTGAGGTGGTTGAAGCTGTGGCACCCAGCTTGCTGAGAAGGATTCTTCTAAATCAGAAAGCAATGGATGGTCTGGATCAGGAGGCGGACCTGAACATCCCAACTCTAGCAGAAGTTCAAAGAGTTAAGTTATTTCTTGTGAAGTTCTGGAGCATGGATATCAGCACCAAAGAGTATGCATATCTCAAAGGCATCATTCTTTTCAATCCAG ATGTTTCTAGTTTAAAAACACCTCATTATATACTGGCCTTACAGCAAGAAGCCCAGCACACGTTGAACGAATTCATTGGCATGATGCACAATGGGGATCAGATGAGGTTTGCTCAAATGCTCTTGACTCTCTCCACTCTCAGAACGGTCAGCACTACTTCTGTCACAGAACTATTTTTCAGACCAGTCCTGGGTAAAGTGAATATGAATGAGCTGCTCATGGAAATGCTCTGTGCAAAGCTGAATTAA